From the Mercenaria mercenaria strain notata unplaced genomic scaffold, MADL_Memer_1 contig_1856, whole genome shotgun sequence genome, the window ctccaacaaataaatcaagaaacaaatctttccttCAAAAATCGAGCCACCAATTGACTCTAAACAACGTTAAAAATACTGCATGTATAACATGCGTCTTTCTCTCGCTAAAGCGCGACCAAAACTGATAAACActcataaaattgtgtaaaattccaTGTACCTGTCAACACTGACCTAATTATTTtgcccactctctctctctctatactgCAGTGATTATTTTATCAACTAGGTTTAACAAGCCGTACAATATAGCGTATAGATAAACTGTTTAAGCTAGCATAcagtataaatttacattttatggtttaacgccgttttgctaGAAGCAACAACGAATTATTCTGACAGTGTAAAACCTCTACATTTCAAGATAAAATTCAGCACGATGTTAGGTGTCACGACCCTTAACATGTAGAAAAACAAAAACCTCTTATAATGTAAGGGTTGTGCACCTCGGAGTGGGTCCCAGGAGTCATATTTTGATAGGGTTGTCAGCGTCAATTTCAGCACCCACACCACATGAGCTCTGAAATACCTATTCATATACTGTTGGCCTATTTATAATGTGTTTAGTATCTACATGTACATGATATACAGAAGAAGAACTTATATTTTCAGAATACAGTTATATAATTAATACAGGTAGCGtacatataataaaatagtgTAGATCAGTCGACCAAACCTTCATTCATTTCTAATCAGAATTTATGAAAGCCTTTCATAAATAAATAGAGTATTAGTCAGGTAAAATTAGGGTAAACGTAAAACCATTCTCCAGAAAATAAGGGCCAATTATCAACATCCGCACATCTGTATCACGCCATAAAGACGATAGCCCTTTAACCTCGTGATGTGCCCCGTATTATGTAtacatttgacattttgaaaCTGGACAGAAACAGTAGGCCTAAAGAAAATGCAGCTTCACGTTTTGATGCGcttatcttaaaaagtatttgatataaattgatgaaaccttgcatgagtctttaacatgatttgaacaaaggtTACATATAAGTACAGTTTTAAAACTGCgatgattttttctttaaatatcacCCCTATGCCAGTTAAAtttcaattataattatttattttatttggaagtgaCGGGTTCTTTTCATAACATACTTTTGTGTTTCATAATTATGAATCCGATCAAATTTAGATTGAGCCTGTAGTCATTATTGTGTCAGTGTGTTGACCTGAAAACGGGAATTAAAAAGACTGAAAACTATAGCGTATACTTTTAACTTTAGTTACGTGTGTATAATTACCTAAATAACCGTCAATTGTGTGTTTCCAATGTCTCGCGGCCTTACTCAATTGGAACACCTCAGTcgaccctactttcgttttctttCATCATTTGCCATATAATGCGAAATAATGCGAAATTTAACATGAAACCTGTCTTATCTCAATGAAAATATATTCTGCGTATGCAATAAGcgcaaaagtgccaaaaataaaaaatgagggAGTTTTATGGGTACTTCTTTCAAATTCACCTAGAAGGTACATTTTTGACCGAAGTGCAACATTATAATCTAAACCCTTAACAGAATGAATATTAATCCCAAGAAATATCAAAATCCCacaatgcatgaaaaagaaatgctccggacaaagttcacgttgacctttgatctctaagcgtaaccttgacattagaccaaggaacctggttcttgcgcatgacattccgtctcataatggtaaacattcatgccaagtaacatcaaaatcacaccatgcatgaagaagaaatgctccagacaaagttcaATTTGACCTTAGAACTCTTAGTGtaaccttgacattagacctagggacctggttcttgtgtgTGACACTCCGACTCATTATAGTGACATTCATCCCAAGTTACAacaaatcccaccatgcatgaagaggaaatgctccggacaaagttcaatttgacatttgacctctaagtgtgaccttgacattagacctagggacctggttcttgcgcatgacattccgacTTATTACAGTGACATTCATGccaggttacatcaaaatcccaccatgcatgaagaagaaatgctccggacaaagttcaatttgacctttgacctctaagcgtaaccttgacattagaccaaggaacctggttcttgcgcatgacattccgtctcataatggtaaacattcatgccaagttacatcaaaatcacaccatgctccagacaaagttcaGTTTGACCTTAGAACTCTTAGTGtaaccttgacattagacctagggacctggttcttgtgtgTGACACTCCGACTCTTCATgtatggtgggattttgatgtaacttggcatgaatgtttaccattacGAGACGggatgtcatgcgcaagaaccaggttccttgGTCTAATGTCAAGGTTACGCTTAGAGTGTGTGAGAGAGTCAGATCAGAAGATTCTAGAGCTACTTCACCCAGGGGAGATCGAGACAGAGACGATAGAGGCCGACGAATATCACCTGAACTTAGAAATCCAGATTAACATGTTCAAGGAATACAGACGTTCGGAGAGCTTCGTTTCAGAGAAAGATATCGTGCGACCTGAGCAGACGATACCGGTATTTCCCGCTATACAGACATTGCAACAGACTGTAAGTTCAACCTTTTCTCATTCGCATAAATTACCAAAATTATCGCTTCCGATATTTTCTGGAGATCTATTACAATGGCAGACATTTTGGGACAGTTATGAGTCAGCAGTACATACTAACCCTTCTCTTACTGATATCCAGAAGATTAATTACTTAAAAGCCCAGTTAAAAGATCCCGCCGCTAATACTCTAGCAGGATTCGCTTTGACGAACTCAAACTTCGAGAGAGCGGTCAGCTTATTACATGAGAGATTCTATCAGGTCCATAAGATTATACAAGCCTACATGCAAACCCTATTAGAACAACCACGACCTGTCAACATGTTACCCAGCCTCCAGGGCTACTACGACCAGTTAGAGCCCTACATCCGCGGTCTAGAGTCAATCGGACAATTTCAAGAGACTTACGGCTCGCTACTCATTCCAGTCATTATCGGTAAACTTCCGGCGGAAGTACGCAAACGTTTAAGAAGAGAACACGGAAACGTTGATGGACTCTAGCAGAACTTCGGAAGGCGATCTATAAAGAAATTACCGTCATGGACGCAGGTCAGTCCGTCATACCGGAAGTACATGAAAACCCTCGAGTTACCGCGTCTTTTTTCACCGGAAGTAGAGGTAAACAAAGACCCCCAAGAAGTTTggatatgagaaaccctgaggcTACTGAAAGGAAAGCCTGTGTGTTTTGCAGTGAACAGCATTCCCCAATCGACTGTACCAAGGTAACTACTTACCAGTCCCGTATTGACATTTTCAAGAataaacaattgtgttttaaCTGTCTTGGTAGTCATCAAGTGTCAAAGTGCCGATCCAACTTTCGATGCCGCCGTTGCCAACGGAAACACTACACCAGTATACGTGACCGGAAGTCTGCCCAGCCAACAGCTCCCACAGTCCCTACAGCCCAAACAATCTTAGATCAACAAAGAAACCAACAAGCCACAGCCATACTCCATTCTTCGACGCAGTCCCCTTCCAATGTACTACTGAAGACAGCCATCGCCCCAGTGCGCAACCAACAGTTCAGAGTAGACGCCACAATTCTTTTTGATGAGAGAGCTCAACACTCATTTATTACAGAAAAATTAGCCGAGGACCTACATTTACCCCGTGGAAATCCCGAGATAATTAATCTGACGTCCTTTGGAGACTCGAACCAGAATGTACGCTTCATGGATACGTCCACTGTATACCTAGTAACAGATTCCGGAAGGAAGATTGCCATCTAGGTCCTTGTTGTGCCGACCATTGCAGTACCATTACGTAACCTACAGCGTGAAGTGAAAGACTTACCCTATCTACGAGGACTTAATTTAGCCCGCCCAATCACAGATGACGAATCCTAcgaaatttaaaatgaataataggCGCAGACCACTATTGGAAGATAGTACAGAACAGAATAGTACGCGGAAATGGACCTACCGCAGTAAGCCCCAAGATTGGGTACCTCCTATCCGGTCCACTCCCGAGTTCACCTACGAATACGCCCACTAGTTACATAATGAATGTACTTACCTCACCACCAGATGTCCACGAGTTAGAGCGAAAATCATAAAAGAACAAGTTCGCAGAGATTTCATAGAAAATGTCCCAGACTCAGACATAGCGTCCCAAGATGTCCATTATATTCCCCACCATGAAATCAAAAAAGACTCAACGACGACCCCCATTCGTATAGTGTACGAGTGTAGCTGCAGAGAATCCCGGAACCAGCCAAGTTTGAATGATTGCTTAGAATCTACTTCCCCGTTATTGAACAACTTGACCAGTATTTTGGTGCGATTCAGACTTCACAAATACGCCATATCTACTGACATCGAAAAGGCATTTCTACACGTGAGATTAGACGAGAAGGATCGTGATTACACGATGTTCCTGTGGTTAAGTGACCCTACCGACCCTAGAAACCTACAGATTTAAGGCAGTGTTATTTGGTGCTACCTGTTCCCCCTTCATACTTAATGCAACTATTCTGAAGCATCTCCAAGGCAACAACAACTGGATATGCCAGATCCTTAAGAGAGACCTGTATGTTGACAACATATTGACAAGCCTTCCCAAAGAATCGGATACACTCGCATATTATCGTAACGCACGAAATCTCATGCTAGAAGCTGGTTTCAACCTTCGGTCATGGAGCTCAAACAGTCAACAAATGAGGAACCTAGCTGAGTCAGAGAAAGTGCTTGAAGCAGACGACACCACGAAAGTACTTGGTATGTTATGGAATACGGTTACAGATGAGATGATGTTTCCTGCAAAGCTAGTTCCCATTACAGATGTGATCACAAAACGTGAGATTCTTAAACAATCGTCCCGTATCTACGACTCACTTGGCTTATTGAGTCCAGTCACCGTTAGAGCAAAAATCCTACTACAAGAACTTTGGCAACAGAAGTACTCCTGGGATACAGCCTTACCTAAGCACGTTTATGAGAAATGGTCAGCACTTGTGACAGACCTTAACAACGTCATGAACACCAAGGTTTCCAGATACTACTTCAGAGATCCATGTGCAGCAGACGACCGTATCACTACAACAGAAGAGATGTCTCTACATATTTTCGTCGACGCTAGTACCTTATCATATGGTGCTACAGCCTACCTGTGTACATCAAACCAGTCTACTTTTGTTATGGCAAAGATCCATTGAAGAAACTTACGTTACCCCGACTAGAACTTATGGCAGCTGTGGTGGGTTCACGCTTAGCCAGCCATCTCCAGTCTTCATGCAATATTGGTTCAAATAATACCTACCTGTGGTCTGACTCCCAGATTGTTCTACATTGACTACAAACCAGATCATTGAAGTGATTTGTGAAAAATCGGGTTGAAGAGATTCAACAACTTACCTGTTCCCGGAATTGGAAATATTGCCCCACCCAAGACAACCTAGCTGACTTAATGACACGCAGTATATCAGCGATACAGTTTACCAACAGCAAG encodes:
- the LOC123544379 gene encoding uncharacterized protein LOC123544379, translated to MDAGQSVIPEVHENPRVTASFFTGSRGKQRPPRSLDMRNPEATERKACVFCSEQHSPIDCTKVTTYQSRIDIFKNKQLCFNCLGSHQVSKCRSNFRCRRCQRKHYTSIRDRKSAQPTAPTVPTAQTILDQQRNQQATAILHSSTQSPSNVLLKTAIAPVRNQQFRVDATILFDERAQHSFITEKLAEDLHLPRGNPEIINLTSFGDSNQNVRFMDTSTHLQGNNNWICQILKRDLYVDNILTSLPKESDTLAYYRNARNLMLEAGFNLRSWSSNSQQMRNLAESEKVLEADDTTKVLGMLWNTVTDEMMFPAKLVPITDVITKREILKQSSRIYDSLGLLSPVTVRAKILLQELWQQKYSWDTALPKHVYEKWSALVTDLNNVMNTKVSRYYFRDPCAADDRITTTEEMSLHIFVDASTLSYGATAYLCTSNQSTFVMAKIH